A genomic region of Cydia strobilella chromosome 12, ilCydStro3.1, whole genome shotgun sequence contains the following coding sequences:
- the LOC134745895 gene encoding protein hairy, whose product MVTGVGQPAVPEKKAENRRSNKPIMEKRRRARINNCLNELKALILDAMKKDPARHSKLEKADILEMTVKHLEGLRTEASPDRFRAGYRHCVSEVSRFPGLEAGLRKRLVKHLEGNVEGARPPGAPTPPSDAEDAAVPHSTILISAGPGSGVRLVPTRLSNGDIALVLPAGVSANALGAVPTLVPLSPRASSASSEPRCFSPASSGWSSPPPADDPAPLALVTRKTPEDKPWRPW is encoded by the exons AGCAATAAGCCGATAATGGAGAAGAGGAGGCGGGCACGTATCAATAATTGTCTCAACGAACTGAAGGCGCTCATATTGGATGCCATGAAAAAAGAC CCAGCCAGACACTCGAAGCTCGAAAAGGCCGACATCCTCGAGATGACCGTGAAGCACCTGGAAGGTCTCCGCACCGAGGCGTCCCCGGACCGGTTCCGTGCCGGGTACCGGCATTGTGTGTCCGAAGTCTCCCGGTTCCCGGGCCTGGAGGCAGGGTTGAGGAAGCGGCTGGTGAAGCATTTGGAGGGAAACGTGGAGGGGGCAAGGCCACCGGGTGCGCCGACGCCGCCGTCTGATGCGGAGGACGCCGCTGTTCCGCATTCCACTATTTTAATATCAG CGGGCCCCGGCTCCGGAGTGCGCCTCGTCCCAACGCGCCTCTCCAACGGCGACATCGCCCTGGTCCTCCCAGCCGGCGTCAGCGCCAACGCTCTAGGAGCAGTTCCAACCCTCGTCCCCCTCTCCCCTCGAGCGTCCTCCGCCTCTTCAGAACCCAGGTGCTTCTCACCAGCCAGCTCTGGATGGAGCTCCCCTCCACCTGCAGATGATCCAGCGCCTTTAGCTTTAGTTACGAGGAAAACGCCGGAGGATAAACCGTGGAGACCGTGGTGA